One window from the genome of Amycolatopsis sp. NBC_01480 encodes:
- a CDS encoding sugar ABC transporter ATP-binding protein translates to MEDGLTVPAQHARTQPGTAGDTVLDISGVSKTFGLQRVLDDVSLRIRAGEIRALVGENGSGKSTLIKILAGYHVPDAGTAVKVCGKGIALHDPGVSDAAGLRFVHQDLGLVEAMSTVENLGLGRGYGARMWGPVRWKRRAGEARGLMRRFGYDVDVGKPVSSLTASERTAVAVVRAVSRHDSRVRVLVLDEPTANLPGPEVDRLFSLVRRVREEGIAVLFVSHHLNEVFDLADSVTVLRGGAVVGTHPVRELSHDRLIELMVGRAVEAAPIAPRRAEAPVVLSATGLSGGSVAHVDLDVAEGEILGIAGITGSGRESIASLLFGAIPRTGTVALRGRPLRPGRPDLSIAAGIALVPADRAVKAVLHGHDVSENISIVRPGDFTRLGLRLRRLERDEASRWLHELDVRPRVPRIPLEKLSGGNAQKVVLARSLRGRPGLLLLDEPTQGVDVGAKEDIHRRVQAVAAEGSAVIVCSTDSEELARLCNRVVVLVRGRVARELTAPLSADAITAACIADIQQKGHR, encoded by the coding sequence GTGGAAGACGGACTGACCGTGCCGGCACAGCACGCGAGAACGCAGCCCGGCACGGCCGGGGACACGGTGCTCGACATTTCCGGTGTCTCGAAGACCTTTGGCCTTCAGCGAGTGCTGGACGACGTGAGCCTGCGAATCCGCGCCGGAGAGATCCGGGCGCTGGTCGGGGAGAACGGCTCGGGCAAGTCGACGTTGATCAAGATCCTCGCCGGCTATCACGTCCCGGATGCGGGAACCGCGGTCAAGGTCTGTGGGAAGGGCATCGCGTTGCACGACCCGGGCGTGAGCGATGCCGCCGGACTGCGCTTCGTCCACCAGGACCTGGGGCTCGTCGAAGCGATGAGCACGGTGGAGAACCTGGGGCTCGGACGTGGTTACGGGGCCCGGATGTGGGGCCCCGTCCGGTGGAAACGCAGGGCCGGCGAGGCACGCGGGCTGATGCGGCGGTTCGGGTACGACGTCGATGTCGGCAAGCCGGTGAGCTCGCTGACCGCCAGCGAACGAACCGCCGTCGCCGTCGTACGAGCCGTCTCCCGCCACGACAGCCGCGTCCGCGTGCTGGTGCTCGACGAGCCCACGGCGAACCTGCCCGGCCCCGAGGTCGATCGGCTGTTTTCCCTGGTCCGGCGGGTGCGAGAGGAGGGCATCGCGGTCCTGTTCGTCTCACACCACCTGAACGAAGTGTTCGACCTGGCCGATTCGGTCACGGTCCTGCGCGGCGGTGCCGTCGTCGGTACGCATCCCGTGCGCGAGCTGAGCCACGACCGGCTGATCGAGCTGATGGTCGGCCGTGCGGTGGAGGCGGCCCCGATCGCGCCGCGCCGCGCCGAGGCGCCTGTCGTGCTCAGCGCCACCGGCCTGTCCGGCGGTTCCGTGGCGCACGTCGACCTCGACGTGGCGGAGGGCGAGATCCTCGGCATCGCCGGGATCACGGGCTCGGGACGGGAGTCGATCGCCTCACTCCTGTTCGGCGCGATTCCGAGGACCGGCACCGTGGCGTTGCGTGGAAGGCCGTTGCGGCCGGGTCGCCCCGATCTGAGCATCGCCGCCGGTATCGCGCTGGTACCGGCCGACCGTGCCGTCAAGGCGGTGCTGCACGGTCATGACGTCAGCGAGAACATCTCGATTGTCCGACCTGGCGATTTCACCCGTCTCGGGCTGCGACTGCGGCGGCTCGAGCGCGATGAGGCGTCGAGGTGGCTGCACGAGCTCGATGTCCGGCCTCGCGTACCGCGGATACCGCTCGAGAAGCTCTCGGGAGGCAATGCGCAGAAAGTCGTGCTGGCGCGCTCGCTGCGGGGGCGGCCCGGACTCCTGCTCCTCGACGAACCTACCCAAGGTGTTGACGTCGGCGCGAAGGAAGACATCCATCGGCGCGTCCAGGCCGTTGCCGCCGAGGGAAGCGCGGTGATCGTCTGCTCGACCGACAGCGAGGAGCTGGCACGGCTGTGCAACCGGGTCGTCGTCCTCGTCCGCGGCCGGGTGGCACGCGAACTCACCGCACCGCTCAGCGCCGACGCCATCACCGCGGCCTGTATCGCGGACATCCAGCAGAAAGGCCACCGATGA
- a CDS encoding sugar ABC transporter substrate-binding protein: MTVLGCSSPTSSSGSSADAAPTTEGAKQAAAYLADFSANPTSIVLDEPLPARPPAGKSVITLTVPLPVAKRLSDAEEAAAKKLGWDYSSIAAGATPASAVAAFEAALSRKPDAIAFSGYPASLFADQIRKAKAAGIAVVSNATGDGPVDGVVTDVRGTEEAKLYGRRAAAYFVVHSGAKGKAGIFNINAYPILTAFVDGFQEAVRQWCPDCGTEVLNQQLTDPGTTTPNNVVSYLQRHPDAKWVVFSNGDISQGVSPAIRTAGLTGINIMGEVPTEANLANLASKAEAAWVADPVDILGWRVIDILARHFVGADTAKAAKALLPGQVITADNVTHIVVDHGFYVGVEGYQAQFARLWKTD; the protein is encoded by the coding sequence GTGACGGTCCTCGGCTGCAGTTCGCCGACGTCCAGTTCCGGATCCAGCGCGGATGCCGCTCCCACCACCGAGGGCGCGAAGCAAGCCGCGGCATACCTGGCGGACTTCAGCGCCAATCCGACCTCGATCGTGCTGGACGAGCCGCTGCCCGCCCGGCCACCGGCCGGGAAGTCGGTCATCACCCTGACCGTGCCATTGCCTGTCGCGAAGCGCCTCAGCGACGCGGAGGAAGCGGCGGCGAAGAAGCTCGGCTGGGACTACAGCTCAATCGCGGCGGGCGCCACGCCGGCATCCGCCGTGGCCGCGTTCGAGGCAGCCCTGTCCCGCAAGCCGGATGCGATCGCGTTCTCCGGATACCCCGCGAGCCTGTTCGCCGACCAGATCAGGAAGGCGAAAGCGGCCGGTATCGCCGTCGTCAGCAACGCGACTGGCGACGGCCCCGTGGACGGGGTCGTCACCGACGTGCGGGGCACCGAGGAAGCCAAGCTCTACGGGCGGCGGGCCGCCGCCTACTTCGTCGTGCACTCCGGCGCGAAGGGCAAGGCCGGAATCTTCAACATCAACGCTTACCCGATCCTCACCGCGTTCGTCGATGGTTTCCAGGAAGCCGTCCGGCAGTGGTGTCCGGACTGCGGCACCGAGGTCCTCAATCAGCAACTCACCGATCCGGGTACCACCACGCCCAACAACGTCGTGAGCTACCTCCAGCGCCATCCCGACGCGAAGTGGGTCGTCTTCAGCAATGGGGACATCTCACAGGGCGTGAGCCCGGCGATCCGCACGGCCGGCCTCACCGGCATCAACATCATGGGCGAAGTGCCCACCGAGGCCAACCTCGCCAACCTCGCCTCGAAAGCGGAGGCCGCCTGGGTCGCCGATCCGGTCGACATCCTGGGCTGGCGGGTGATCGACATTCTCGCCCGGCACTTCGTCGGGGCCGACACGGCCAAGGCCGCCAAGGCACTGCTTCCGGGGCAAGTCATTACCGCGGACAACGTCACGCACATCGTCGTCGATCACGGATTCTACGTCGGCGTCGAGGGATACCAGGCCCAGTTCGCCAGGCTGTGGAAGACGGACTGA
- a CDS encoding SDR family NAD(P)-dependent oxidoreductase has protein sequence MHVLDQFRLDGRVVVVTGSSSGLGVRFAEACAQAGADLVLAARRTQLLETTAELVRQAGRRAVSVATDVADPKACQNMVDRAMEEFGRVDVLVNNAGIATAVPATRETSEQFRKVIDTNLNGAYWAAQACGRVMKPGSSIVNISSTVGLTTAGLPQAAYAASKAGLIGLTRDLALQWGTRKGIRVNALAPGLFRSEMTDQYAEGYEESLAPRMVLGRAGHYREIAGTLVWLISDAAGYVTGQTIACDGGFTIT, from the coding sequence GTGCATGTCCTCGATCAGTTTAGGCTCGACGGCCGGGTTGTCGTCGTGACAGGTTCTTCATCGGGCTTGGGGGTCCGTTTCGCGGAGGCGTGCGCGCAGGCGGGCGCTGACCTGGTTCTCGCTGCGCGCAGGACGCAGCTGCTCGAGACAACGGCGGAGCTCGTGCGGCAAGCCGGGCGCCGGGCCGTATCGGTCGCCACCGACGTGGCGGACCCGAAGGCCTGTCAGAACATGGTGGATCGTGCCATGGAGGAGTTCGGACGAGTCGACGTTCTCGTCAACAACGCCGGCATCGCGACCGCCGTCCCCGCGACGCGCGAGACGTCCGAGCAGTTCCGGAAAGTCATCGACACCAACCTCAACGGTGCCTATTGGGCTGCGCAGGCCTGCGGCCGGGTGATGAAGCCGGGAAGCTCCATCGTGAACATCTCGAGCACAGTGGGCCTCACGACCGCCGGCCTCCCGCAGGCGGCGTACGCGGCGAGCAAGGCGGGGCTCATCGGGCTGACCCGCGACCTCGCCCTGCAGTGGGGCACCCGCAAGGGGATCCGGGTGAACGCCCTCGCCCCGGGGCTCTTCAGATCCGAGATGACCGATCAGTACGCCGAGGGCTACGAGGAGTCGCTCGCGCCACGCATGGTGCTGGGGCGTGCGGGGCATTACCGCGAGATCGCTGGGACTCTCGTGTGGTTGATCTCGGACGCCGCGGGGTACGTCACCGGACAGACGATCGCCTGCGATGGCGGCTTCACAATCACATGA
- a CDS encoding QsdR family transcriptional regulator yields the protein MPTSKPNSRTSGRQRAQPADAYALARRKYLAGQRIDLGQLAEELGVNRVTLYRWVGSRDVLLVEVIWRLTEETLTREWEKLANVRGPRVPRMLGAYLRDTMSQPGARHFLVTENERAMRLFTLASHGFQPRFLAAVRYYLSLDIETGRISSPLAVDDLAYVTVRIAESYQYLPTIAGAAPDPDTAERVLTALLRA from the coding sequence GTGCCGACTTCGAAGCCCAACAGCCGCACGTCCGGCCGGCAGCGAGCGCAGCCCGCGGACGCCTACGCCCTCGCTCGGCGCAAATACCTGGCCGGGCAGCGGATCGACCTGGGGCAGCTGGCGGAGGAGCTCGGTGTCAACCGGGTGACCCTGTACCGCTGGGTGGGCAGCCGCGACGTGCTGCTGGTGGAGGTCATCTGGCGGCTGACGGAGGAGACACTGACGCGGGAGTGGGAGAAACTGGCGAACGTCCGGGGACCGCGTGTGCCGAGGATGCTGGGCGCCTACCTCCGCGACACGATGTCCCAGCCGGGCGCCAGACACTTCCTGGTGACCGAGAACGAGCGCGCGATGCGGCTGTTCACGCTGGCAAGCCATGGTTTCCAGCCTCGGTTCCTCGCCGCCGTCAGGTACTACCTTTCGCTCGACATCGAGACCGGCAGAATCAGTTCCCCTCTCGCCGTCGACGACCTGGCCTACGTGACGGTCCGCATCGCGGAGTCCTACCAGTACCTGCCCACCATCGCGGGAGCGGCTCCGGACCCCGACACCGCGGAGCGCGTGCTCACCGCCCTGTTGAGGGCGTGA
- a CDS encoding long-chain-fatty-acid--CoA ligase, which yields MVNLASFLDVTAAAHPDRVAVAHEDRSWTYAALLAEANKVAGHLTGLGLRRGESVALSCPNVPEFTAAYYGILKAGGVVVPLNVLLRPREIAYHLRDSGARFHIAYRAVEDLAGADVGRSNAVPDVYPIKVGPGGVVPWAERSPHFGTLDVHSDDVAVLIYTSGTSGQPKGAQLRHRNLRDNALASSAVYEIRTDPPDTFLCALPLFHAFGQTCLQNASVASGGKLVLLDRFHEVEVLRRMADDGVTVFAGVPTMYWRLINTLQSARDAGVRTDRIGSTLRVAASGGAALAAETHARFQRSFGVTILEGYGLSETSPAASSARLGEPVRVGSVGRALPGVELALLDEDWHPLPPPGDGDEFSGVGEIAVKGHNVMRGYHERPEATAAALRDGWLRTGDLARRDAEGFYYIVDRMKDLIIRGGFNVYPRELEEVLMTHEDVSLVAVVGVAHEVHGEEVKAVVVRRDGVTLTEAELLEWGKAQFAAYKYPRIIEFRDELPMTATGKILKRSLR from the coding sequence ATGGTCAATCTCGCGAGTTTCCTGGACGTCACGGCCGCCGCCCATCCGGATCGAGTGGCCGTCGCGCACGAGGACAGGAGCTGGACCTACGCGGCACTGCTGGCCGAGGCGAACAAGGTTGCCGGACATCTCACCGGTCTCGGCCTCCGCCGGGGTGAATCCGTGGCTCTCTCCTGTCCCAACGTCCCCGAGTTCACCGCTGCGTACTACGGAATCCTCAAGGCCGGAGGTGTCGTCGTCCCGCTGAACGTTCTCCTTCGTCCGCGGGAGATCGCCTACCACCTCCGCGACTCGGGTGCCCGGTTCCACATCGCGTACCGCGCGGTCGAGGACCTCGCCGGTGCGGACGTGGGCCGATCCAATGCGGTGCCGGACGTGTACCCCATCAAGGTCGGCCCGGGCGGCGTCGTGCCATGGGCCGAGCGCAGTCCCCACTTCGGCACCCTGGACGTGCACTCCGACGACGTCGCGGTCCTCATCTACACCTCCGGGACCAGCGGTCAGCCCAAGGGGGCGCAGTTAAGGCACCGGAACCTCCGCGACAACGCACTGGCGAGCAGCGCGGTGTACGAGATCCGGACCGATCCCCCGGACACGTTCCTCTGCGCGCTGCCGCTGTTCCACGCGTTTGGTCAGACCTGCCTGCAGAACGCCTCCGTCGCCTCCGGTGGGAAACTCGTCCTGCTCGACCGGTTCCACGAGGTCGAGGTCCTGCGCAGGATGGCCGATGACGGTGTCACGGTGTTCGCGGGCGTGCCGACGATGTACTGGAGGCTGATCAACACCCTGCAGTCGGCCCGGGACGCGGGCGTTCGCACCGACCGGATCGGCAGCACACTGCGAGTCGCGGCCTCGGGTGGCGCGGCGCTCGCCGCCGAGACGCACGCGCGGTTCCAGAGGTCGTTCGGGGTCACGATCCTGGAGGGGTACGGATTGTCGGAAACCTCGCCGGCCGCCAGCTCCGCACGGCTCGGCGAGCCGGTCCGGGTGGGCTCGGTCGGGCGGGCATTGCCCGGCGTCGAGCTCGCACTCCTCGACGAGGACTGGCACCCGCTCCCTCCGCCCGGCGACGGCGACGAGTTCTCAGGCGTTGGTGAGATCGCGGTCAAGGGCCACAACGTGATGCGGGGGTACCACGAGCGGCCCGAGGCGACCGCGGCCGCCCTGCGGGACGGGTGGCTCAGGACCGGTGACCTCGCGCGCCGGGACGCCGAGGGCTTCTACTACATCGTCGACCGCATGAAGGACCTCATCATCCGCGGCGGCTTTAACGTGTACCCGCGGGAGCTGGAGGAGGTTCTCATGACACACGAGGACGTTTCCCTGGTTGCGGTCGTGGGTGTTGCGCACGAGGTGCACGGCGAAGAGGTGAAGGCCGTCGTCGTGCGCCGCGACGGTGTGACGCTGACCGAGGCAGAACTCTTGGAGTGGGGCAAGGCGCAGTTCGCGGCGTACAAGTATCCGAGGATCATCGAGTTCCGTGACGAGCTTCCGATGACAGCGACCGGAAAGATCCTGAAGCGAAGCTTGCGTTAG
- a CDS encoding alpha/beta fold hydrolase, whose translation MSAITLNGDEIHYADVPGPTHDAPVLVWAHGFLLSAKFYLDIISTLPAYRHVIVDHRGHGRSAAIETDATLRRMADDIWGVVSSLGINRFGYVGHSMGSAVGWRLAAEHPAAIAAGVAIAGIPVTGKRPESREWVLSMIDMAGKEDVLAEMIGGLYKHLAPGSDHVRSAGAEAALVPRECIREIVTGQFHVDQRAEALPALTQPWLFVVSSDDESEPPEHQLTCSALLPDSTSVILEGEGHMVCQERPEQVARHIADFLGRLQLR comes from the coding sequence ATGAGCGCGATTACCCTCAACGGCGACGAAATCCACTACGCCGACGTTCCCGGACCCACGCACGACGCGCCGGTTCTGGTCTGGGCACACGGCTTTCTGTTGTCGGCCAAGTTCTACCTGGACATCATCTCCACACTGCCCGCCTACCGGCACGTCATCGTCGATCACCGTGGCCACGGCCGGTCCGCGGCCATCGAGACCGATGCCACGCTGCGGCGCATGGCCGACGACATCTGGGGCGTCGTGTCATCGCTGGGTATCAACCGTTTCGGCTACGTCGGGCACTCCATGGGAAGCGCGGTCGGCTGGCGGCTCGCCGCGGAGCATCCCGCCGCCATCGCGGCCGGAGTCGCCATAGCGGGTATCCCGGTCACCGGGAAACGGCCGGAGAGCCGGGAGTGGGTGCTGAGCATGATCGACATGGCGGGAAAAGAAGACGTACTGGCAGAGATGATCGGTGGCCTCTACAAGCATCTCGCCCCGGGGTCCGATCACGTGCGCTCGGCCGGCGCGGAGGCGGCGCTGGTGCCACGCGAATGCATCCGCGAGATCGTGACCGGCCAGTTCCATGTCGACCAGCGTGCCGAAGCCTTACCGGCCCTGACCCAGCCGTGGCTGTTCGTGGTCTCGTCGGACGACGAGTCCGAACCCCCCGAGCACCAGCTCACGTGCTCGGCACTGCTGCCCGACTCGACCTCGGTCATCCTGGAAGGAGAGGGGCACATGGTCTGCCAGGAACGACCTGAACAGGTCGCCCGGCACATCGCGGATTTCCTCGGCCGCCTCCAACTCCGATAG
- a CDS encoding ArsR/SmtB family transcription factor, with protein MASRTSSPLLHPDVRDLDLFTVMAALSDPVRLGIVATLGAEPEVACGCFDLPVGKSTSSRHFRVLREAGLIRQRDQGTRRINSLRREDLEQRFPGLLALVLREAAAQVGTAR; from the coding sequence GTGGCCAGCCGAACCTCGTCCCCGTTGCTGCACCCCGACGTGCGGGACCTGGACCTGTTCACGGTGATGGCCGCGCTGAGCGACCCGGTCCGCCTGGGCATCGTGGCCACCCTCGGCGCCGAGCCCGAGGTGGCCTGCGGCTGTTTCGACCTCCCGGTCGGCAAATCCACCAGCAGTCGCCACTTCCGCGTCCTGCGCGAGGCCGGCCTGATCCGCCAACGGGACCAGGGAACGCGCCGCATCAACTCCCTCCGCCGCGAGGATCTGGAGCAACGCTTCCCCGGCCTGCTCGCCCTCGTCCTACGCGAGGCGGCGGCGCAAGTGGGGACTGCCCGTTAG
- a CDS encoding transposase, with translation MYGTHKTPAIKAWLARHPRFHMHFTPTGSSWINQVERWFGLLAEQKIKRGAHRSVQALEKDVRAWIADWNTHPRPFLWTKTAEEILESLARFCRRISDAGH, from the coding sequence ATCTACGGCACGCACAAGACCCCCGCGATCAAGGCCTGGCTCGCCCGCCATCCCCGGTTCCACATGCACTTCACCCCGACCGGCTCCTCGTGGATCAACCAGGTCGAACGCTGGTTCGGGTTGCTGGCGGAGCAGAAGATCAAACGCGGCGCCCACAGGAGTGTGCAGGCGCTGGAGAAGGATGTTCGAGCCTGGATCGCCGATTGGAACACCCATCCCCGGCCGTTTCTGTGGACCAAGACCGCGGAAGAGATCCTCGAGTCCCTGGCTCGATTTTGCAGGCGGATTTCTGACGCAGGACACTAG
- a CDS encoding Gfo/Idh/MocA family protein codes for MVVSVKVPHHLELVMAALAAGKNVLSEWPLGNGTAEAEKMAAFASSRNLRGFVGLQARLAPPVRYLHDLIADGYVGEVLSTSVIASGPHWGATSDDRHAYLADRANGATLLSIPFGHTMDGLASVLGEFTQLNATLANRRPEVRHAGTGAAMPKNVDDQIAVTGLLESGAVASVHYRGGVTRATNFLWEINGTEGDLHVTGASGHLQFGQVTIHGARGETDELSELPVPAHYDANVPALAHARDTMAYTVAHAYVQLHADLTEGTRVMPDFAHAVRRHRFLDQVEQAAATGARQYVG; via the coding sequence GTGGTGGTCTCGGTCAAGGTGCCGCACCACCTCGAGCTGGTCATGGCCGCGCTGGCGGCGGGCAAGAACGTGCTGAGCGAGTGGCCGCTGGGCAACGGGACCGCCGAAGCCGAGAAGATGGCCGCCTTCGCGAGTTCGCGGAATCTGCGGGGGTTTGTCGGGCTCCAGGCGCGCTTGGCGCCCCCGGTCCGCTACCTCCACGACCTGATCGCGGACGGCTACGTCGGAGAAGTGCTTTCCACCAGCGTTATCGCCTCCGGCCCGCACTGGGGCGCGACGTCCGACGACCGCCACGCGTACCTGGCCGACCGGGCCAACGGCGCGACGCTGCTGTCCATCCCCTTCGGGCACACCATGGACGGACTCGCCTCGGTGCTGGGCGAGTTCACCCAGCTCAACGCCACGCTCGCCAACCGGCGCCCCGAGGTCCGCCACGCCGGGACCGGAGCGGCCATGCCCAAGAACGTCGACGATCAGATCGCCGTGACCGGGCTCCTCGAGTCGGGCGCCGTCGCCTCCGTCCACTATCGCGGCGGAGTCACCCGCGCGACCAACTTTCTCTGGGAGATCAACGGAACCGAGGGCGACCTGCACGTCACCGGCGCCTCCGGGCACCTCCAGTTCGGACAGGTCACCATCCACGGCGCCCGGGGCGAAACGGACGAGCTGAGCGAGCTTCCGGTCCCGGCCCACTACGACGCGAACGTCCCCGCTCTCGCGCACGCCCGCGACACCATGGCCTACACCGTCGCCCACGCCTACGTCCAGTTGCACGCCGACCTCACGGAGGGCACCCGCGTGATGCCCGACTTCGCCCACGCGGTGCGCCGCCACCGTTTCCTCGACCAGGTCGAGCAGGCGGCCGCCACCGGTGCACGCCAGTACGTCGGCTGA
- a CDS encoding SgcJ/EcaC family oxidoreductase — translation MEQSAESMSAIPGRMNEGWNAGDAAAFLADFTDDGELVDFEGSIHKGRDELIAFHRPLFDTVLKGTRLVRGEVKFARIVRPGWGVVHHRMAMLMPGEQEPPAHRSFLQLYAMVWQDDRWQVAALQNSRLISLETAAALESLAAK, via the coding sequence ATGGAACAGTCGGCCGAGTCGATGAGCGCCATTCCGGGCCGGATGAACGAGGGCTGGAACGCCGGTGACGCGGCCGCGTTCCTGGCCGATTTCACGGACGACGGCGAGCTGGTCGACTTCGAGGGATCCATCCACAAAGGACGCGACGAGCTGATCGCGTTCCACCGGCCCCTGTTCGACACGGTGCTGAAGGGCACCCGGCTGGTGCGCGGCGAGGTGAAGTTCGCGCGGATCGTCCGGCCGGGATGGGGTGTGGTGCACCACCGGATGGCCATGCTGATGCCAGGTGAGCAGGAGCCGCCGGCGCACCGGTCCTTCCTGCAGCTGTACGCCATGGTGTGGCAGGACGACCGCTGGCAGGTCGCGGCGCTGCAGAACTCGCGGCTGATCTCGCTGGAGACCGCGGCGGCCCTGGAATCCTTGGCGGCCAAGTGA
- a CDS encoding helix-turn-helix domain-containing protein, which produces MTGAEAFLEAFAASGLPPLRGRRQVGDGFRAGLVTGELGPLRLAELVSPAGECFRDARSAREADSESWQIELVTRGRVRAEQGGHIAVLEPGDLVLIDPVRPVRFATSETTSVTMLVPRPALRLGPNDAARLAGVRIRGDRGPGALVSSLAREMARSLAGFRADEADRSAAAVIELIAVALSAQLGEARPAPDEALRHRIVGFIEARLSDRDLTPAKVAAAHHLSVRRLHKLFEDQPLTVAALIRRRRLERCRADLAGSDRTVAAVAARWGFADPAHFSRLFKATYGYNAAALTSSNRARMIKAPGARSGEDGGHSGER; this is translated from the coding sequence ATGACTGGTGCCGAGGCATTCCTGGAGGCGTTCGCGGCGAGCGGCCTGCCGCCCCTGCGCGGCCGCCGGCAGGTCGGCGACGGCTTCCGCGCCGGCCTGGTGACCGGTGAGCTGGGGCCGTTGCGACTGGCCGAACTGGTCTCCCCAGCGGGTGAGTGCTTCCGGGACGCGCGGTCCGCGCGCGAGGCCGACAGCGAATCCTGGCAGATAGAGCTGGTCACGCGGGGACGGGTGCGGGCCGAGCAGGGCGGCCACATCGCCGTGCTGGAACCCGGCGACCTGGTCCTGATCGACCCGGTGCGGCCGGTGCGGTTCGCCACTTCCGAGACCACCAGCGTGACCATGCTGGTGCCCCGGCCGGCGTTGCGGCTCGGGCCGAACGACGCGGCGAGGCTCGCTGGGGTGCGGATCCGCGGCGACCGCGGCCCCGGGGCGCTGGTGTCCTCGCTCGCGCGGGAGATGGCGCGGTCGCTGGCCGGGTTCCGGGCCGACGAGGCGGACCGGTCGGCGGCCGCGGTGATCGAGCTGATCGCGGTGGCGCTGTCGGCTCAGCTGGGCGAGGCGCGCCCGGCCCCCGACGAGGCGCTGCGCCATCGGATCGTCGGCTTCATCGAAGCGCGACTGTCCGATCGGGACCTGACCCCGGCGAAGGTCGCCGCGGCGCACCACCTTTCCGTGCGCCGCCTGCACAAGCTCTTCGAGGACCAGCCGCTGACGGTGGCGGCGCTGATCCGGCGGCGCCGCCTGGAGCGCTGCCGGGCGGACCTGGCCGGCAGCGACCGCACGGTCGCGGCCGTCGCCGCCCGATGGGGATTCGCCGATCCGGCGCACTTCAGCCGGCTATTCAAGGCGACCTACGGGTACAACGCCGCGGCACTGACGTCCAGCAACCGTGCGCGGATGATCAAGGCGCCGGGCGCGCGGTCCGGCGAGGATGGCGGTCACAGCGGAGAAAGGTGA